From one Rhizobium lentis genomic stretch:
- a CDS encoding LysR family transcriptional regulator encodes MLTLRQIEVIRAIMVTGSIAGAARLLNVSAPGLSRLMKYTEDSLGIRLFDRRAGRYVPTSQARNIFDLLDTVHRKIDDLQSAVAGLGRGQSQELCIASVPSIANVMVPRAIAKLRQRFPDLSLDVNILKIEEAIDYLLLGRGELVAISSRFDHPLIEFEPLASGRLLCIVPETSPLAAKDKITPLEMSDHPLIGINPKDPYGAIMAAMFINNGIDYRMNIKARFGTTVCSLVAAGLGIAIIDEFTVAHGMVRGLKSIEIDADSIFHTYIAYRRDLPLSAYAEHFRQLLRHEMKSASSIKAAGSSKRRKPLQQHRDR; translated from the coding sequence ATGCTGACTTTACGACAAATTGAGGTAATAAGGGCCATCATGGTCACCGGCAGCATCGCGGGCGCCGCGCGGCTGCTGAATGTCTCGGCGCCCGGCCTCAGCCGCCTCATGAAGTATACCGAGGATTCCCTCGGCATCAGGCTGTTCGACAGGCGTGCCGGACGCTACGTACCGACCTCGCAGGCACGCAACATCTTCGATCTGCTCGACACCGTCCATCGAAAGATCGACGATCTGCAGTCGGCCGTGGCAGGCCTCGGCCGCGGCCAGAGCCAAGAGCTTTGCATCGCATCCGTGCCGAGCATCGCCAACGTCATGGTTCCGCGGGCCATCGCGAAGCTGCGGCAACGCTTTCCGGATCTCTCGCTCGACGTCAACATTCTCAAAATCGAGGAGGCGATAGACTACTTGCTCCTCGGACGCGGCGAATTGGTCGCCATCTCGTCCCGCTTCGACCATCCGCTGATAGAATTCGAGCCGCTGGCAAGTGGCAGGCTGTTATGCATCGTTCCGGAGACCAGCCCTTTAGCCGCAAAGGACAAGATTACGCCGCTGGAAATGTCCGACCATCCGCTGATCGGCATCAATCCCAAGGATCCCTATGGGGCGATCATGGCGGCAATGTTTATCAACAACGGCATCGATTACCGGATGAACATCAAGGCCCGCTTCGGCACGACGGTTTGCAGCCTTGTCGCTGCCGGTCTCGGTATAGCTATCATTGATGAATTCACCGTGGCGCATGGCATGGTTCGGGGATTGAAGAGCATCGAAATCGACGCCGACAGTATCTTTCATACCTACATCGCCTACCGCAGGGACCTGCCCCTGTCCGCTTATGCCGAGCACTTTCGCCAGCTTTTGCGCCACGAGATGAAAAGCGCGAGTTCGATCAAGGCTGCCGGATCCTCGAAGCGAAGGAAACCTCTTCAGCAACATCGCGATAGATGA
- a CDS encoding ABC transporter substrate-binding protein — translation MYRKYLLAISSTLLIGAGAARAEDTVKLGMVVELSGAGAPAGTNWRDGVKIAVEEINAEGGILGKKIELGEYDTQTDPQVSRALVQKAIDEGAYAILGTIYSGSTMVNMLVAQQNSTPQFVGSESPSIVQKGNPFVFRTSSGSQKGIPALTNYFTDTLKAKKVGIAWVNNEFGKGGHDVFASEMKKTGIEVVADVSSEQGQADYAADIAKLKQAQPDAVFVYMNQEESARFLIEARKQSLAMPLVGEVTLTEAKVVELAGPAADGAIAHVGLTAAATDVPGIGAFDKKFEEIFKRKPTHDAIKGYIGTWTTKYVTEMVGELDGEAFAEKMHGLCLKAADYPKILLDTCWDGKGEMSRPSFIVQVKDGKAAVIGTVPAN, via the coding sequence ATGTACCGTAAATATCTGCTCGCAATCTCGTCCACGCTGCTCATCGGAGCGGGCGCGGCCCGAGCCGAAGATACCGTGAAGCTTGGCATGGTCGTCGAATTGTCCGGCGCCGGCGCTCCTGCTGGCACCAACTGGCGTGACGGCGTCAAGATCGCGGTCGAGGAAATCAATGCCGAAGGCGGAATCCTCGGCAAGAAGATCGAACTCGGCGAATATGATACTCAGACCGACCCTCAGGTTTCGCGCGCGCTCGTTCAGAAGGCGATCGATGAGGGAGCATATGCGATCCTCGGCACGATCTATTCCGGTTCGACGATGGTCAACATGCTGGTGGCACAGCAAAACAGCACGCCGCAATTCGTCGGGTCGGAATCGCCGAGCATCGTCCAGAAGGGCAATCCCTTTGTTTTCCGCACGTCGTCTGGTTCCCAGAAAGGCATTCCCGCGCTGACGAATTATTTCACCGACACGCTCAAGGCCAAGAAGGTTGGCATCGCCTGGGTGAACAATGAATTCGGCAAGGGCGGCCACGATGTTTTCGCAAGCGAGATGAAGAAAACCGGTATCGAGGTCGTCGCCGACGTCTCGTCCGAACAGGGCCAGGCCGACTACGCCGCCGATATCGCCAAACTGAAGCAGGCCCAGCCGGATGCCGTCTTCGTCTACATGAATCAGGAGGAATCGGCGCGTTTCCTGATCGAGGCCAGGAAGCAGTCCCTGGCCATGCCGCTCGTCGGAGAGGTTACGCTTACCGAAGCCAAGGTGGTGGAATTGGCCGGCCCGGCCGCCGATGGCGCGATCGCCCATGTCGGCCTAACCGCCGCGGCAACGGACGTTCCGGGCATCGGCGCCTTCGACAAGAAATTCGAAGAGATTTTCAAGCGCAAGCCCACCCATGACGCGATCAAGGGTTATATCGGAACGTGGACGACCAAATACGTCACCGAGATGGTCGGCGAGCTGGACGGTGAAGCCTTCGCCGAAAAGATGCATGGTCTGTGCCTGAAGGCGGCGGACTATCCGAAGATCCTTCTCGACACCTGCTGGGATGGGAAGGGAGAAATGTCGCGTCCGAGCTTCATCGTGCAGGTGAAGGACGGCAAGGCTGCGGTCATCGGCACGGTCCCCGCCAACTGA
- a CDS encoding GFA family protein — protein sequence MSEEHTGGCLCGAVRFSIRGKPGPVVGCHCSQCRRQTGFYYAAVNVPRTALSVEDEKAVRWYRSSEEARRGFCSNCGSALFWQGDGRSEVSVMAGAFDEPSGLAFSHHIYCADKGDFYEITDGLPQYDRYPV from the coding sequence ATGAGCGAAGAACATACAGGCGGCTGTCTTTGCGGCGCCGTTCGATTTTCAATTCGGGGGAAGCCCGGACCCGTCGTCGGTTGCCACTGTTCGCAATGCCGCCGTCAGACGGGATTTTATTATGCCGCAGTCAACGTGCCGCGCACGGCGCTTTCGGTGGAAGACGAAAAGGCAGTCCGCTGGTATCGGTCAAGCGAAGAGGCGCGGCGCGGCTTCTGCTCGAATTGCGGCTCCGCATTGTTCTGGCAGGGTGACGGACGGTCGGAAGTCTCGGTGATGGCTGGAGCCTTCGACGAACCGAGCGGCCTTGCCTTCAGCCACCATATCTACTGTGCCGACAAGGGCGATTTCTACGAGATAACCGACGGCCTACCGCAATATGATAGGTATCCCGTCTAG
- a CDS encoding DUF1003 domain-containing protein: protein MNNFSTFVHHHFDKPTDELGDTEKRVLAKAHERKIISTDVNAAFSAEASFGERIADSIARVGGSWSFILGFLAFLVVWTVVNTIVMASGAFDPYPFVFLNLILSMLAAIQAPIIMMSQNRQAERDRFEAAKDYEVNLKAELEVLSLHQKIDMSVLTELTALREDVARLSAALAAKT, encoded by the coding sequence ATGAATAACTTCTCGACCTTCGTGCACCATCATTTTGACAAACCGACCGACGAACTCGGCGACACGGAAAAGCGCGTGCTGGCGAAAGCGCACGAGCGCAAGATCATCTCGACCGACGTCAACGCCGCCTTTTCTGCCGAGGCCTCGTTTGGAGAACGTATCGCCGACAGCATCGCCCGTGTCGGCGGTTCATGGTCCTTCATCCTCGGCTTCCTGGCCTTCCTCGTCGTCTGGACGGTGGTCAACACCATCGTCATGGCGAGCGGCGCCTTCGACCCCTACCCCTTCGTTTTTCTCAACCTCATCCTGTCGATGCTCGCCGCCATTCAGGCGCCGATCATCATGATGTCGCAGAACCGCCAGGCCGAGCGCGACCGCTTCGAGGCCGCCAAGGATTACGAAGTCAATCTCAAGGCCGAGCTCGAAGTGCTGTCGCTGCACCAGAAGATCGACATGAGCGTGCTGACCGAACTGACGGCGCTGCGCGAAGATGTAGCCCGTCTTAGCGCAGCGCTTGCAGCCAAGACCTGA
- a CDS encoding esterase/lipase family protein translates to MNPGIGGGSTPNCIAAPLRVRQCLRRRRSRRAARHRACGLMPVAIANIRYGTPCQAFADELSRFVRAGGSLPTPAPGSLEDKAAFFAAPLCKQEYHILRLLPERHDGLQMRYVVPSDLVIDNTGLTPREFEIDFDDGTGYRNVKLDEPVDVMYPSAGHRCIRVRLAGAGRHATGCRLTIAKQSAPIPDETWSLYSPITFQGVTATGYAYVFYGSGNTTLTNPLLMAEGFPGGYSINTLWNIFNEQNLAQDLLAQGYDLVLIGFDDGMTYVEANAGVVMAAVQYAINMTSSDTELVVGGASMGGLVARYALAYMETNNIPHQTSYYVSYDTPHLGASVPVGVQGFIQIVWLYTQDPSVEAPAALLNSNAAQEMLIYWVNGTTYTDITTGVSPLRANLSNNLSANGNFPKRPTLLGVSNGATDGSLNGTPASDYVLSAEGGIVASLALYVMTSPGLTATVYDDEGNKTTFPNAVCQLKLEFPGGGGTFVTVCGEGQQTPEYESAPGGTDTFFSTLGYELDNGGYPSTINYDSACFVPTISALSLSSLDVYSNDDLIGSVGDATSDLTAWIGSNNDKHVTITAQTAAWLLQQLPSKGSLRATTAPPTTRRVEQFG, encoded by the coding sequence TTGAACCCCGGCATTGGCGGTGGCTCTACTCCGAATTGCATCGCGGCGCCATTGCGGGTGCGCCAGTGCCTTCGCCGGCGGAGATCGAGGCGCGCCGCGCGCCACCGCGCGTGCGGTCTCATGCCGGTGGCGATAGCAAATATTCGCTACGGAACGCCGTGCCAAGCTTTCGCCGACGAACTGTCGCGCTTTGTGCGTGCAGGCGGCTCGTTGCCGACACCTGCACCGGGATCGCTCGAGGACAAGGCGGCATTCTTCGCCGCACCGCTGTGCAAGCAGGAATACCACATCCTTCGACTGCTCCCCGAACGCCACGACGGACTACAGATGCGCTACGTAGTGCCAAGCGATCTCGTGATTGACAATACAGGTCTAACGCCGCGGGAGTTCGAAATCGATTTCGATGACGGTACCGGCTATCGCAATGTGAAGCTCGACGAGCCCGTGGATGTTATGTATCCGAGCGCCGGTCACCGGTGCATTCGTGTGCGACTGGCCGGAGCCGGTCGCCATGCCACTGGCTGTCGGCTCACCATTGCCAAGCAAAGTGCACCGATACCGGACGAGACGTGGTCGCTTTATTCACCGATCACGTTCCAGGGTGTAACTGCGACCGGCTATGCATACGTGTTTTACGGCAGCGGCAACACGACACTGACAAATCCGCTGCTGATGGCCGAGGGTTTCCCCGGCGGCTATTCGATCAACACGTTGTGGAATATCTTCAACGAGCAGAACCTGGCCCAGGATCTGCTCGCACAGGGATACGATCTGGTACTGATCGGCTTCGACGACGGCATGACGTATGTCGAGGCCAATGCGGGCGTTGTAATGGCAGCGGTTCAGTATGCGATCAACATGACCTCGTCCGACACCGAGCTCGTCGTCGGCGGCGCCAGCATGGGCGGCCTCGTGGCCCGCTACGCACTCGCCTACATGGAGACCAACAACATTCCGCACCAGACCAGCTATTACGTTTCGTATGACACGCCGCACCTGGGTGCATCCGTGCCCGTCGGCGTGCAGGGCTTCATCCAGATTGTCTGGCTCTATACACAGGATCCATCGGTGGAGGCGCCGGCGGCGCTGCTGAACAGCAACGCTGCCCAGGAAATGTTGATCTACTGGGTCAATGGGACGACCTACACCGACATCACCACAGGCGTCTCTCCGCTGCGCGCCAACCTGTCGAACAATCTGTCGGCGAACGGCAATTTTCCCAAGCGGCCGACATTGCTCGGCGTTTCAAACGGCGCGACCGACGGCTCGCTGAACGGGACGCCGGCTTCCGATTACGTGCTCTCGGCCGAAGGCGGGATAGTGGCCAGTTTGGCCCTGTATGTGATGACGTCACCAGGGCTCACCGCCACCGTGTACGATGATGAAGGAAACAAGACCACGTTCCCCAATGCTGTGTGCCAGCTCAAGCTCGAATTTCCCGGCGGCGGAGGTACCTTCGTCACTGTTTGTGGCGAGGGTCAGCAAACACCCGAGTACGAATCGGCGCCGGGTGGAACGGACACGTTCTTCAGCACCCTCGGCTACGAGCTCGACAACGGCGGTTATCCTTCGACAATCAATTACGACTCGGCTTGTTTCGTGCCGACCATCAGCGCGCTGTCCCTGAGTTCGCTCGACGTGTACAGCAACGACGACCTGATCGGCAGCGTCGGCGATGCGACGTCGGATCTGACTGCCTGGATCGGCAGCAACAACGACAAGCACGTCACGATCACCGCACAGACCGCGGCCTGGCTGCTGCAGCAACTACCGTCAAAGGGGTCTCTGCGGGCAACAACAGCACCGCCGACGACTCGCCGCGTCGAGCAGTTCGGCTGA
- a CDS encoding shikimate dehydrogenase family protein — protein MTGFIPSGSTRLFSVVGDPIDQVRSPSVLTRLLVDQGEEAVVVPMHVAAADLPTLFQALHTVRNIGGILVTVPHKQEAFRLCATATDRAAFVEAANVVRRLDDGWHGDNTDGLGYLDGIERQGFAVAGRKCLLIGCGGAGAAIALEIMRRGASLLAIHDIDRERRDAVIAKLDRYYRGRLVVGSADPAGYDLVANATPLGMRPEDPLPIDVSKLESRQFVACVVTKPEVPPLIEEARRRGCRTMTGAGMFDAQAATLVDFLLTRPSEREVGLKRD, from the coding sequence ATGACAGGTTTCATTCCTTCGGGAAGCACAAGGCTTTTTTCAGTGGTGGGTGATCCCATCGACCAGGTGCGATCGCCAAGCGTCCTCACCCGCCTTCTGGTTGACCAGGGTGAAGAAGCCGTCGTCGTACCGATGCATGTGGCCGCCGCCGATCTACCTACCCTTTTCCAGGCGCTGCATACGGTTCGCAACATAGGCGGAATCCTCGTGACCGTTCCGCACAAGCAGGAGGCATTCCGTTTATGTGCAACGGCGACGGATCGCGCTGCTTTCGTGGAAGCCGCCAATGTCGTGCGGCGGCTGGATGACGGCTGGCACGGAGACAATACCGACGGGTTGGGATATCTGGACGGGATCGAAAGACAGGGGTTTGCCGTTGCCGGCCGCAAATGCCTGCTGATCGGATGCGGTGGGGCGGGAGCGGCTATCGCGCTCGAAATCATGAGACGCGGGGCGTCATTGCTTGCGATCCACGACATCGACCGCGAGCGGCGAGACGCCGTCATCGCCAAGCTTGACAGGTATTATCGCGGTCGGCTTGTCGTCGGCAGCGCAGATCCGGCAGGCTACGATCTCGTTGCCAATGCCACGCCCCTCGGCATGCGGCCGGAGGATCCCCTGCCGATCGACGTATCCAAACTGGAATCGCGACAATTCGTGGCCTGCGTGGTCACAAAACCGGAAGTTCCGCCGCTGATCGAGGAGGCGCGGCGGCGCGGATGCCGAACCATGACGGGTGCCGGAATGTTCGACGCGCAGGCCGCGACGCTTGTGGACTTCCTGCTGACGCGACCGAGCGAACGGGAAGTAGGCTTGAAACGAGACTGA
- a CDS encoding TolB family protein, with translation MRSSVEIYNVGTGRAREVWQTDKLVEAPNFSPDGSYLLLNGDGLLYRLPLDGGELVRVDTGFAVNCNNDHGISPDGTQIVISDKTEFGKSAIYTLPIEGGTPRLVTENQPSYWHGWSPDGRQLAYCGIREDLFDIYTISVDGGAETRLTHGEGRNDGPDYSADGQWIYFNSSRTGLMQIWRIHPDGTGLEQVTSDNQGNWFAHPSPRSDKVLILSYDPSVFDHPRDLDVRLRLMDMDGGNLKTLFELFGGQGTINVPCWSPDGGEFAYVRYFPAG, from the coding sequence ATGCGCAGCTCGGTCGAGATCTATAATGTCGGGACGGGCAGGGCTCGCGAGGTCTGGCAGACCGACAAGCTGGTGGAGGCGCCGAATTTCTCGCCGGACGGTTCCTACCTGCTGTTGAACGGTGACGGGCTGCTCTATCGACTGCCGCTCGACGGCGGCGAATTGGTGAGGGTCGACACCGGCTTTGCCGTCAACTGCAACAACGACCACGGCATTTCGCCGGACGGTACTCAGATCGTTATTTCCGACAAGACGGAATTCGGCAAGTCGGCGATCTATACCCTGCCGATCGAAGGCGGCACGCCGCGCCTCGTTACCGAAAACCAACCGTCCTACTGGCACGGCTGGTCGCCGGACGGGCGTCAACTTGCCTATTGCGGCATTCGTGAAGACCTCTTCGACATCTATACGATTTCCGTCGATGGCGGCGCCGAGACGCGGCTGACGCATGGCGAGGGACGCAACGACGGACCGGATTATTCCGCCGACGGGCAATGGATCTATTTCAATTCCAGCCGCACCGGGTTGATGCAGATCTGGCGCATCCATCCCGATGGCACCGGCCTCGAGCAGGTAACGTCGGACAATCAGGGCAACTGGTTTGCCCACCCGTCACCGAGGAGTGACAAGGTGCTGATCCTGTCCTATGACCCCTCGGTTTTCGATCATCCCCGCGATCTCGACGTGCGGCTGCGTTTGATGGACATGGATGGCGGCAACCTCAAGACGTTGTTCGAGCTTTTCGGCGGGCAGGGCACGATCAACGTGCCCTGCTGGTCTCCTGATGGCGGAGAATTCGCCTATGTGCGCTATTTCCCGGCCGGCTAA
- a CDS encoding branched-chain amino acid ABC transporter permease has product MSQFLQVLLSGLATGSIYALVAIGFTLVWQAAQTVNFAQGEFVMLPAFFVLACMSILGMPFWMALLAGLVLSMVILGVLFKKLMVEPILPHGGITLIIATMALGILLKESVKEFYSAEAQPFPAMFPNDPIDVLGAILSMQDIFNLVLCLGIVVLLTLFLNRTRTGRCMQATAQNPGVAEILGVDVKRMILYTFLINAALAALASYLITPVYLAKFSNGETLGLIAFIAAIVGGFNQIRGALVGGLLIGVLDNLTAAYVTAEYRAALPLVLLIVIILVRPQGILGTSEGRTV; this is encoded by the coding sequence ATGTCCCAATTCCTACAGGTTCTCTTGTCCGGTCTGGCGACCGGCTCCATCTACGCGCTCGTCGCCATCGGCTTTACGCTGGTATGGCAGGCCGCGCAAACCGTTAACTTCGCCCAGGGCGAGTTCGTGATGCTGCCTGCCTTTTTCGTGCTGGCCTGCATGAGCATCCTCGGAATGCCGTTCTGGATGGCCCTGCTGGCCGGCCTCGTACTGTCGATGGTCATTCTCGGCGTCCTCTTCAAAAAGCTCATGGTAGAGCCCATCCTTCCCCATGGTGGTATCACACTGATCATCGCGACAATGGCACTGGGCATCCTGCTGAAGGAAAGCGTGAAGGAGTTCTACTCGGCGGAGGCCCAGCCGTTCCCCGCCATGTTCCCGAACGACCCCATCGACGTTTTGGGCGCGATCCTTTCGATGCAGGACATATTCAACCTCGTACTCTGCCTCGGTATCGTCGTCCTCCTCACGCTGTTCCTGAACCGCACGCGCACTGGGCGCTGCATGCAGGCTACCGCGCAAAATCCCGGCGTCGCGGAGATCCTCGGCGTCGATGTCAAGCGGATGATCCTCTATACCTTCCTGATCAATGCCGCGCTCGCCGCCCTCGCCTCCTATCTGATCACGCCTGTCTATCTCGCCAAGTTTTCGAATGGTGAAACGCTCGGCCTGATCGCTTTCATTGCGGCGATCGTGGGCGGCTTCAACCAGATTCGCGGCGCGCTGGTCGGAGGGCTGCTAATCGGCGTTCTCGACAACCTGACAGCCGCCTACGTCACCGCGGAGTACCGCGCCGCCCTGCCCCTGGTTCTCCTGATCGTCATCATCCTCGTCAGGCCGCAAGGTATCCTGGGAACGTCGGAAGGGAGGACGGTCTGA
- a CDS encoding 3-deoxy-7-phosphoheptulonate synthase, whose translation MSDTIDDLRIREITPLTKPADVIAEIHRDAVVTETVTSNRDAIHKILQGEDDRLIVVIGPCSIHDPIAARDYAARLEEQRRRFIDDLEIVMRVYFEKPRTTVGWKGLINDPHLDGSYRIEEGLRIARRLLLDINAMGLPAGVEFLDTITPQYIADLVSWGAIGARTTESQIHRQLASGLSCPIGFKNGTDGGARVALDAIAAASQPHHFPAVTKDGQAAIASTTGNEDCHVILRGGKQPNFEATDVAAVAAEAVKLGLTPRILIDASHANSGKDPMNQPRVVRSVASQLAAGNQHIKGMMIESNLVTGRQDLVPGKPLVYGQSITDGCIGWDMSVTALEDLARAAGARRKAAAA comes from the coding sequence GTGTCTGATACCATTGATGATCTGCGAATCCGCGAGATCACGCCGCTCACCAAACCTGCCGATGTCATTGCGGAAATTCATCGCGACGCTGTCGTCACCGAGACCGTGACCAGCAATCGTGATGCGATCCATAAAATTCTTCAGGGCGAAGACGATCGCCTGATCGTGGTTATCGGCCCCTGCTCCATCCACGACCCGATTGCCGCGCGGGACTATGCAGCCCGGCTGGAGGAACAGCGACGCCGTTTCATCGACGATCTTGAGATCGTCATGCGCGTCTATTTCGAAAAGCCCCGCACGACCGTCGGCTGGAAGGGCCTGATAAACGACCCGCATCTCGACGGCAGCTACCGCATCGAGGAAGGGCTGAGAATTGCCAGGCGCCTGCTGCTCGACATCAATGCCATGGGTCTTCCGGCCGGCGTCGAATTCCTCGATACTATTACGCCGCAATACATCGCCGATCTCGTCAGCTGGGGCGCGATTGGCGCGCGTACGACCGAAAGCCAGATCCACCGCCAGCTCGCCTCCGGTCTCTCCTGCCCGATCGGCTTCAAGAACGGCACCGATGGCGGCGCGCGGGTCGCACTCGACGCCATCGCCGCCGCGTCGCAGCCGCATCATTTCCCGGCCGTCACCAAGGACGGACAGGCCGCTATCGCCTCGACAACGGGCAATGAGGACTGCCACGTCATTCTGCGCGGCGGAAAACAGCCGAACTTTGAAGCAACCGACGTCGCGGCCGTTGCCGCCGAAGCCGTCAAGCTCGGCTTGACCCCGCGTATCCTGATCGACGCCAGCCATGCCAACAGTGGCAAGGATCCGATGAACCAACCACGCGTCGTCAGATCCGTCGCCTCGCAGCTTGCCGCCGGAAACCAGCATATCAAGGGCATGATGATCGAAAGCAATCTCGTCACCGGCCGCCAGGATCTCGTTCCCGGCAAGCCGCTGGTCTACGGCCAATCCATCACCGACGGCTGCATTGGCTGGGACATGTCGGTGACAGCGCTGGAAGATCTGGCGAGAGCCGCTGGCGCGCGGCGCAAAGCGGCAGCGGCTTAG
- a CDS encoding NAD+ synthase, with protein sequence MTQENALSDIFRIAIGQLNPTVGDVAGNLAKAREARADAGREGAHLLVLTELFISGYPPEDLVLKPAFIRACWKAVESLAADTADGGPGVVIGFPRQDETGRYNSVAVLDGGKVIAVRDKVDLPNYGEFDEKRVFHQGAMPGPVNFRGIRLGIPICEDIWGDLGVCETLAESGAEILLSPNGSPYYRGKVDIRHQVVLKQVIETGLPLIYAAQLGGQDELVFDGASFAFNADKSLAFQMSEFETALAVTTWKRGDAGWHCAEGPVARIPEGEEADYRACLLGFRDYVNKNGFKTVVLGLSGGIDSAICAAIAVDALGEERVRTVMLPYRYTSEDSLKDAADCAKALGCRYDIVPIEQPVTGFSNALSDLFEGTENGITEENLQSRARGVILMAISNKFGAMVVTTGNKSEMSVGYATLYGDMNGGFNPIKDLYKMQVYALARWRNENVPPTALGPSGEVIPHNIIDKAPSAELRPDQKDQDSLPPYPVLDDILECLVEKEMAVEEIVARGHDVATVHRVEHLLYLAEYKRRQSAPGVKITKKNFGRDRRYPITNRFRDR encoded by the coding sequence ATGACACAGGAAAACGCTCTCTCCGATATCTTTCGCATCGCTATCGGCCAGCTCAATCCGACGGTCGGCGATGTCGCCGGCAATCTTGCCAAGGCGCGGGAAGCCCGCGCCGATGCGGGTCGGGAAGGCGCGCATCTGCTCGTCCTGACCGAGCTTTTCATCTCCGGTTACCCGCCGGAGGATCTGGTGCTGAAGCCGGCCTTCATCCGCGCCTGCTGGAAGGCGGTCGAAAGTCTTGCAGCCGACACCGCCGATGGCGGGCCGGGCGTCGTCATCGGATTCCCCAGGCAGGACGAGACGGGGCGTTATAATTCCGTCGCCGTGCTCGACGGCGGCAAGGTGATCGCGGTGCGCGACAAGGTCGATCTGCCGAATTACGGTGAGTTCGACGAGAAGCGCGTCTTTCATCAGGGTGCCATGCCTGGGCCGGTGAATTTTCGTGGCATCAGGCTCGGCATTCCGATCTGCGAAGATATCTGGGGTGATCTCGGCGTCTGCGAGACGCTGGCCGAAAGCGGGGCCGAGATCCTGCTGTCGCCGAATGGTTCGCCCTATTATCGCGGTAAGGTCGATATCCGCCATCAGGTGGTGCTGAAGCAGGTGATCGAGACCGGCTTGCCGCTGATCTACGCCGCCCAGCTCGGCGGCCAGGACGAGCTCGTCTTCGATGGCGCGAGTTTCGCATTCAACGCCGACAAGTCGCTTGCCTTTCAGATGAGCGAGTTCGAAACGGCTCTTGCAGTGACGACGTGGAAGCGCGGTGATGCCGGCTGGCACTGCGCCGAAGGGCCGGTGGCACGTATTCCCGAGGGTGAGGAGGCTGATTACCGCGCCTGCCTGCTCGGTTTTCGCGATTACGTCAACAAGAACGGCTTCAAGACCGTCGTGCTCGGCCTTTCCGGCGGCATTGACTCGGCGATCTGCGCGGCCATCGCTGTCGATGCGCTGGGCGAGGAGCGGGTGCGCACCGTCATGCTGCCCTACCGCTATACGTCCGAGGATTCGCTGAAAGATGCGGCCGATTGCGCGAAAGCGCTCGGCTGCCGCTATGATATCGTGCCGATCGAGCAGCCGGTTACCGGCTTCAGCAATGCGCTGTCCGATCTCTTCGAGGGCACAGAGAACGGAATTACCGAGGAGAACCTGCAAAGCCGCGCGCGCGGCGTCATTCTCATGGCGATTTCCAACAAATTCGGCGCGATGGTGGTGACGACGGGCAACAAGTCGGAAATGTCGGTCGGCTACGCCACGCTCTATGGCGACATGAATGGCGGCTTCAATCCGATCAAGGATCTTTACAAGATGCAAGTCTATGCGCTGGCGCGCTGGCGCAACGAAAACGTGCCGCCGACTGCGCTCGGGCCGTCGGGCGAGGTGATCCCGCATAATATCATCGACAAGGCACCCTCGGCCGAGCTTCGCCCGGACCAGAAGGACCAGGATTCGCTGCCGCCCTATCCCGTCCTCGACGATATTCTCGAATGCCTGGTCGAGAAGGAGATGGCGGTCGAGGAGATCGTTGCGCGCGGTCATGACGTCGCGACCGTTCACCGCGTCGAGCACCTGCTCTATCTCGCCGAATACAAGCGCCGGCAGTCGGCGCCCGGCGTGAAGATCACCAAGAAGAATTTCGGCCGCGACCGGCGTTATCCGATCACCAACCGGTTCCGGGATCGCTGA